A genomic segment from Equus asinus isolate D_3611 breed Donkey chromosome 23, EquAss-T2T_v2, whole genome shotgun sequence encodes:
- the ENHO gene encoding adropin, whose amino-acid sequence MGAAISQGALIAIVCNGLVGFLLLLLWVILCWACHSRSADIDSLSESSPNSSPGPCPEKAPPPQKPSHEGSYLLQP is encoded by the coding sequence ATGGGGGCAGCCATCTCCCAGGGCGCCCTCATCGCCATCGTCTGCAACGGCCTCGTAGGcttcttgctgctgctgctctgggtCATCCTCTGCTGGGCCTGCCACTCCCGCTCTGCTGACATCGACTCCCTCTCCGAATCCAGTCCCAACTCCAGCCCTGGCCCCTGTCCCGAGAAGGCGCCCCCGCCCCAGAAGCCCAGCCATGAAGGCAGCTACCTGCTGCAGCCCTGA
- the LOC106841399 gene encoding putative hydro-lyase KRH_21160: protein MAPPPTGCWPPASQEAGLFAVFAAGRALPSLAEPGRAQPSPAERSRTQPSPAEPYARTAAAARAPPSERASERPRPRRRRRPRGRRCPLAADRPRQRPPRSRRGGSGRRRLRGRGGGPGEGTPSLPAARRPPPAGSEPQSAPSIPRPRTLRGRAPGSTQAQDCRWTSPLPRNRCVWTGQPPRKAGATGVPLGMGLAVEGAPRSVLV from the exons ATGGCTCCGCCCCCGACAGGCTGCTGGCCGCCGGCCTCCCAGGAGGCGGGGCTCTTCGCTGTTTTTGCTGCCGGCCGAGCCTTGCCGAGCCTGGCCGAGCCCGGCCGAGCCCAGCCGAGCCCAGCCGAGCGTAGCCGAACACAGCCGAGCCCAGCCGAACCCTACGCCCggaccgccgccgccgcccgagcGCCGCCGAGCGAGCGAGCCAGCGAGCGGCCGCGGCCGCGGAGGAGGCGCCGCCCCAGGGGGAGGAGGTGCCCGCTCGCCGCAGACCGCCCGCGGCAGAGGCCGCCCCGGTCGCGCCGCGGCGGGAGCGGCCGGCGGAGGCTGCGCGGCCGAGGGGGAGGGCCGGGGGAGGGGACGCCGTCcctgcccgccgcccgccgccccccgcccgccgGCTCCGAGCCTCAGTCGGCGCCCAGCATCCCGCGGCCCCGGACCCTCCGCGGGCGCGCCCCGGGCTCCACTCAG GCGCAGGACTGCAGGTGGACGTCGCCACTGCCCAGGAATCGTTGCGTGTGGACGGGACAGCCTCCGCGGAAGGCCGGCGCTACCGGAGTCCCCCTCGGCATGGGCCTTGCCGTTGAGGGAGCCCCGAGGTCTGTGCTGGTCTGA